GGGCGCGAATGGTCAACTCGGGTGGGAATTAAAAAAGTCAGCACCTGCAGACATAGACATTATTGACTTGGATAGCACTGCTCTGGATATACGAAACCAAGTGCAAGTCAAAAAGGTAATCAATGAAACATTTCCCGATGTTGTAATCAATGGGGCAGCCTATACTGCTGTTGATAAAGCTGAGCAAGAACCAGAGCTTGCTTATGCTGTAAACGCTATGGGAGCAGGAAATCTGGCGGTGGTTGCGCATGCTCTAGGAGTGCGTCTTATCCATCTGTCAACGGACTTTGTGTTTGATGGCCGCAAGTCAAAACCCTATTTGCCAGATGATCTACCAAATCCACTTGGGGTCTATGGAGCAAGCAAACTTGAAGGTGAACGGCTTGTAACTGATCTGACACAGGGTCAAGCGTTAATTTTACGTACTTCGTGGGTTTATTCTATCCATGGCCAAAATTTTGTTAAAACCATGTTGGAGCTAATGCGTGAGCGTGAAAAACTAAGTGTCATTTCTGACCAAGTTGGAACTCCTACATGGGCGAAAGGGCTGGCACAAACCATCTGGCGATTAGTGTGGCTTCCACAGCTGCATGGTATTTATTGCTGGACGGATGCGGGTGTTGCGAGCTGGTATGACTTTGCTGTGGCTATACAGCAAGAAGCACTGAGAACTAGATTGCTTGAACGGACTGTAGCAATAAGACCAATAGTTAGTGATGGTTTTCAGACCGCAGCTAGGCGACCAGCTTATAGTGTACTAGATAAAACAAAAACATATTCTGATCTTAATGTCGACCCTATTCATTGGCGTACATCTTTAAGCCAATTTTTTGAAGATATTAAAGAACAGGAAAATTAATGGCTAAGTTGCTTCAAAAATTATTATATGAAATCTGATTCAGAGAGTCCTTCCCAACTTGTTAGTGGGCCCCGCTTAGCTAAAAATACTCTGTGGAATATCCTTGGCCAAGGCTTGCCTTTATTGGTTGGCCTAGGTGCCATTCCTTTTTTAATCCATGGTTTAGGCATAGATCGTTTTGGTGTGCTTACCATTGCTTGGATGGTTATCGGGTATTTCAGCATTTTTGATTTTGGTCTTGGCAGAGCGCTGACTAAGTTAACAGCAGAAAGGCTGGGGGCTGGCAATACTAAAGAAATCCCTGAGCTTCTCTGGACTGCTTTATTATTGATGGGTGTGTTGGGTATTGCCGGCGGACTTGTGGTGGCAGGGATAAGCCATTGGTTAGTGTATGGCGTCCTAAATGTGCCGGTTGAGTTACGGGAGGAAACTCTTTATGCATTCTATCTTCTAGCATTGTCCATTCCATTGGTCATTGGGACAACTGGCCTAAGGGGAATACTTGAAGCCTATCAGCGATTTGGGTTGGTGAATGCAGTTCGTATTCCTCTGGGATTGTGGACTTTCTTAGGCCCACTAATAGTGCTGGAATTTTCTGAGAGCCTTTACCACATAGTTTCGGTATTAGTGGTAGGTCGAGTTATCGCGCTAGTAGCTCATTTTGGCCTGTGTTTTTATGTGGTACCAGCACTACGAAATGGTATCGTGATAAAAAGACATTTAATTGTCCCCCTCATGAGTTTTGGTGGCTGGATGACAGTGAGTAATACCATCGGGCCGATTATGGTTTATATGGATAGATTTCTTATCGGTGCGATTGTTTCCATGGCGGCAGTTGCTTACTATACAACACCATATGAAGTTGTCACAAAGCTATGGATGATTCCCATAGCTCTAGTTAGTGTACTTTTCCCTGCATTTTCATCCACCTTTGTAAACGATAAAGTTACTGCGGCAAATCTATTTGATCGTGGAACAAAATATATTTTTATCGTCATGTTTCCGGTAATTCTTGTAGTTATCACTTTTGCATATGAAGGCCTGGAGCTTTGGTTGGGTTTAGAGTTTGCTATTAATGGCTTTGCCATTCTTCAGTGGCTAGCCATAGGTGTTTTTATTAATAGTCTGGCCCGAGTACCTTTTGCCTTAATTCAAGGAGCTGGTCGCCCAGATATTATTGCTATAACTCATTTGTTAGAATTACCGTTATATTTGATTTTGTTATGGTGGTTGTTAGGGCTATATGGAATAGAAGGAGCGGCGGCTGCCTGGACAATTCGAATTGTTGCTGACACCGTGATTTTTAACCTCGTGACAGCTAAGTTATTGGTGGAATCAATGCCGTTTATTAGAAAAAATGCTCTCAATGCTATCTATGCATTGGCTGTTCTATTAGTTCCTGTGGTTATTTCAGATTTACTGCTAAAGTCTGTATTTCTAATAGGGGTATTATTTGCATTTTCTTTTTGGAGTTGGAAGTTCCTGTTGTGCGATCATGAGCGGGATTTTGTTAAGAAGACAGTACTCCTCAGGAAAATGGGTTAGAGGTGAAAAATAGAATGAAGGTGATA
This portion of the Gammaproteobacteria bacterium genome encodes:
- the rfbD gene encoding dTDP-4-dehydrorhamnose reductase codes for the protein MRKRVLITGANGQLGWELKKSAPADIDIIDLDSTALDIRNQVQVKKVINETFPDVVINGAAYTAVDKAEQEPELAYAVNAMGAGNLAVVAHALGVRLIHLSTDFVFDGRKSKPYLPDDLPNPLGVYGASKLEGERLVTDLTQGQALILRTSWVYSIHGQNFVKTMLELMREREKLSVISDQVGTPTWAKGLAQTIWRLVWLPQLHGIYCWTDAGVASWYDFAVAIQQEALRTRLLERTVAIRPIVSDGFQTAARRPAYSVLDKTKTYSDLNVDPIHWRTSLSQFFEDIKEQEN
- a CDS encoding flippase, which translates into the protein MKSDSESPSQLVSGPRLAKNTLWNILGQGLPLLVGLGAIPFLIHGLGIDRFGVLTIAWMVIGYFSIFDFGLGRALTKLTAERLGAGNTKEIPELLWTALLLMGVLGIAGGLVVAGISHWLVYGVLNVPVELREETLYAFYLLALSIPLVIGTTGLRGILEAYQRFGLVNAVRIPLGLWTFLGPLIVLEFSESLYHIVSVLVVGRVIALVAHFGLCFYVVPALRNGIVIKRHLIVPLMSFGGWMTVSNTIGPIMVYMDRFLIGAIVSMAAVAYYTTPYEVVTKLWMIPIALVSVLFPAFSSTFVNDKVTAANLFDRGTKYIFIVMFPVILVVITFAYEGLELWLGLEFAINGFAILQWLAIGVFINSLARVPFALIQGAGRPDIIAITHLLELPLYLILLWWLLGLYGIEGAAAAWTIRIVADTVIFNLVTAKLLVESMPFIRKNALNAIYALAVLLVPVVISDLLLKSVFLIGVLFAFSFWSWKFLLCDHERDFVKKTVLLRKMG